The following proteins are encoded in a genomic region of Anguilla anguilla isolate fAngAng1 chromosome 15, fAngAng1.pri, whole genome shotgun sequence:
- the LOC118214093 gene encoding adapter protein CIKS-like: MRHNDFPSLSCSTMTQRLGLHLDSLEPESSNCPEENDETVSEDSVPSMLPSEPHSASPSDLHTPAGSLSGMTGGFSHAGELGQSLTSSSIYRPPCAPPVSYEPATPYPSWGGCPSTLDPHKGAWLHPSLASSFSGYPSSLPAGLPSEGYPSFPVAGPYPLRGSHSLPGRCSPSLEQPGSLHSVLSNTALPHGYYLAPFPCQPPGPTCCSRCPAEGFSLGAPPHHSPWLGYHQPHRPSGPYHCGWPGAGSSQSGYAHPHLNKKTPTCSVPLSLEHRKVFVTYEADSDGHVNEIIKFVALLRHNGFDTRIDVFEQQFRSISKIDFMEKFISEKDYLIIIVISPKYYETVTGAHMSMENDERTLNTVYIHKQLQNEFIQNGSRNFRFIPILFPGARKCHVPTWLQNTHVYSWPRDRDDVLRRLMRVEKYNPPPIGELPTIVSIPL; the protein is encoded by the exons ATGAGACACAATGATTTTCCGTCTCTGAGCTGTTCAACAATGACACAAAG ATTGGGCTTGCATCTGGATAGCCTGGAACCCGAGTCCTCCAACTGCCCTGAGGAGAACGATGAGACAGTGAGCGAGGATAgtgttcccagcatgctcccCTCAGAGCCGCACTCTGCCAGCCCGTCGGACCTGCACACCCCCGCTGGCAGTTTGAGCGGGATGACAGGCGGGTTCTCGCACGCGGGAGAGCTCGGCCAATCGCTGACTAGCAGCAGCATTTACCGGCCGCCCTGCGCTCCGCCGGTCAGCTACGAACCCGCCACGCCCTACCCCAGCTGGGGGGGCTGCCCCAGCACCCTGGATCCACACAAGGGGGCCTGGCTGCACCCCAGCTTGGCCAGCAGCTTCTCCGGGTACCCCAGCAGCCTGCCGGCCGGCCTTCCGTCAGAGGGGTACCCCAGCTTCCCTGTGGCGGGCCCGTATCCCCTGAGGGGCTCACACTCCCTGCCGGGCCGGTGCAGTCCTAGCCTGGAGCAGCCGGGTTCGCTGCACTCCGTCCTCTCGAACACTGCACTCCCGCACGGATACTACCTGGCCCCCTTCCCCTGTCAGCCCCCCGGCCCAACCTGCTGCTCCAGGTGTCCCGCAGAGGGTTTCAGTTTGGGTGCTCCACCCCATCACAGTCCCTGGCTGGGGTACCACCAGCCACACCGGCCTTCGG GTCCGTATCACTGTGGATGGCCAGGAGCCGGCTCCTCCCAGAG TGGGTATGCCCATCCACACCTGAACAAGAAGACCCCCACATGCAGCGTACCCCTATCCTTGGAGCACC GGAAGGTATTTGTCACCTACGAGGCCGACAGCGATGGGCATGTCAATGAGATAATCAAGTTCGTGGCCTTGCTACGTCACAATGGCTTCGACACCCGG ATCGACGTATTCGAACAACAGTTTCGCAGCATCAGCAAAATCGACTTCATGGAGAAGTTCATCAGTGAG AAAGACTACCTGATCATAATAGTCATTAGCCCCAAATACTACGAGACTGTGACAGGTGCGCACATGAGCATGGAGAATGACGAAAGGACGCTGAACACCGTCTACATCCACAAGCAG cTTCAGAACGAGTTCATTCAGAATGGCAGCCGAAACTTCAGGTTCATCCCCATTCTCTTTCCTGGTGCCAGAAag TGCCACGTGCCGACCTGGCTCCAGAACACGCATGTCTACAGCTGGCCCAGAGACCGGGACGACGTCCTGCGCCGGCTGATGAGGGTGGAGAAGTACAACCCCCCTCCCATTGGAGAGCTGCCCACTATCGTGTCCATCCCTCTGTAG